The following coding sequences lie in one Silene latifolia isolate original U9 population chromosome 5, ASM4854445v1, whole genome shotgun sequence genomic window:
- the LOC141657283 gene encoding uncharacterized protein LOC141657283 — MPCLVRENLFIGNISDAAEILEKGSSEITHILSAVSSASISFFTEWRSSLVIPAKEIRQVFVGDLDDGGDDCWSKSALSPDKLVYNLEYVGKELKMVRMAVALKDTDNENLLDYLEVCLDFIEESRKQGCVLVHCFAGVSRSAAIVTAYLMRSEQLSLEAALESLRQCSESVSPNDNFLEQLKMFEEMGFKVDRGSSKYKRFRLKILGDSYNRGERLDSSKFGVDPGLPQEVASKKPETSLHGNLNSNVAYRCKKCRRVVALQENIVDHIPGEGMTAFQWHKRNGGNSFNKSDDFGCSSIFVEPLKWMKTVEEGGIEGKLSCAHCDARLGYFNWSGSQCNCGSWITPAFQLHKSRMDLSTV; from the exons ATGCCGTGTTTAGTGCGAGAAAATCTGTTTATTGGAAACATTAGTGATGCGGCGGAAATCCTTGAGAAAGGGAGTTCTGAGATTACACATATATTGTCAGCTGTAAGTTCAGCCTCAATTTCATTCTTCACTGAATGGCGTAGTTCACTGGTAATTCCTGCCAAGGAAATTCGGCAAGTTTTTGTTGGAGATTTGGATGATGGTGGCGATGACTGTTGGTCGAAGAGTGCGCTCTCGCCAGATAAGCTTGTGTATAACTTGGAGTATGTTGGGAAAGAGTTGAAAATGGTGAGGATGGCTGTTGCGTTGAAAGACACTGATAATGAGAATTTGTTGGATTATTTGGAGGTTTGTTTGGATTTCATTGAAGAGAGTCGGAAACAAGGATGTGTTTTGGTGCATTGTTTTGCCGGTGTATCTAGGAG TGCAGCAATAGTTACAGCATATTTAATGAGATCTGAACAACTATCTCTTGAag CTGCGCTTGAATCATTACGTCAATGTTCTGAGTCTGTTTCACCAAATGACAATTTTTTGGAACAG TTGAAAATGTTTGAGGAGATGGGTTTTAAAGTTGATCGTGGAAGCTCTAAATACAAGCGTTTCCGTTTGAAAATACTGG GTGATTCTTATAATAGAGGCGAGAGGTTGGACAGTTCTAAGTTTGGAGTGGATCCTGGCTTGCCTCAGGAAGTTGCCTCTAAGAAGCCAGAAACATCTCTCCATGGTAATTTAAACTCTAATGTAGCATACCGCTGCAAGAAATGCAGAAGAGTTGTCGCCTTGCAAGAGAATATTGTGGATCACATCCCAGGTGAAGGCATGACGGCCTTCCAATGGCACAAGAGAAATGGTGGAAATTCCTTCAACAAATCTGACGATTTTGGTTGTAGTTCAATCTTTGTCGAGCCGTTGAAGTGGATGAAAACAG TGGAAGAAGGGGGTATTGAGGGCAAACTATCATGTGCTCACTGTGATGCTCGCTTAGGATATTTCAATTGGTCAGGCAGTCAATGCAACTGTGGGAGTTGGATCACCCCAGCATTCCAGCTCCACAAGAGTCGCATGGATCTCAGCACTGTCTAG